tttGCATTAAGATTGAAgctttaaaattgaaaaatatcaagactaaaaatgatcaaattgaagaaCATGGCTAACAATAGAATTTAATGAAATGGATTAAAAACTATTGTTCGgtaaggactaaaattttaggatttgaaaagtaaagggactaaaattgatcaatttaaaaagtataaggattaaaattaattaaattaaattataatttgaactgtcttttaatattttaacgtcATAATAGTAAAACAGAATTTTTAAAACTGATCCAGATCAGGTTTCAAACATTGAAGAATCCCAAGTCCAGCTAAAATCAGTAGCTGAAATGTAATTTTCCTATTTTGGATTcttgataaattataatttgaaaccACCTTCCTCTACCCACACAAACACTAGTACATTGAAGATGAAGTCCAAAAATATCAACAGTTAATCAAAAATCAAGTCATACCCGAGAAAAAGGTTTGCCCTTTGTTATGATACTTGTTATTACCTGCCTAAAACTCGAATGAGACTTGAATGGGTTTGGGTCAAATGTCATTGAGCTCGCAGATTGAACTTGCATGATAATGGGTGTTCGCAGGAGGGATACTTATATTCTCTTGTAAAGTCACACATGAAATCGCGCATGAGACTACCTAAACACGTGTTAATTCTAGAGTAGGATACGTGTTAATATGCATGGAACCTACTTAATATGGCATATCAGTGAAGAGTATCTATATCATATAAATAGAGAAGCCTCACTATTTAGGAGAGACACAAAAATACTCAACAACCTTAAACATCACcattattatcaaattacaAGTGTTAATACATAAGTTAAAAATACCATCATCACAGATACATCGAACATCAACCATCACACAAACTGATAcataaggaccaaattaaattataaataaaatgggggAAAGGATGCCATTGAACAAACAACATAAGTAAGtgggttaaaaaaaaaaaaaaagaggggtGGAAGAGAGAGTGTATTAAAAGGGAAGACAAAGCTTAAAACCAAAacccaaagaaaagaaataaaaataggaaGGGTCCTCGAGTTTCACAGGATATATATTCCCCATCCACCATCGACTGTCGGATCATCTGTTCCTTTCTTTCTTGATGTCAACAACTCATCCAGTACTCTTTCATTGTCTTCCCCTTTTCTATAAAGATATATTATCCTCTTTTTATccgtaaaaaataaaatacgattGCAGATGTTGAAATTTCGaacttcaattttatatatcGTTTTCCGAAACTCGAGTTGAAAAAACAAGCCCTGGAATCCAGTAAAAAgtagtgaaaacatgttaacaAAAAGTGGGTGTTtagcttttctttcttctttaatcacattattttattttactaataaaaaagaagaagtgaactttacttatatttttcttgaacAAGCCATGCAAGTATTTATGGTGATGAATGATGCTGGAAACCTGGTTTTGAAACTTGGGCTGCTTTCAATTTAGAACCTTTTTGGCTTCAAGTTCTCACACATTATCTATTTGTTCTTGAATTATGAATGAGGAGCAGCTATAAAGGGAAAGTTTAGAAATTCTTTTAGgggttgaaatttaattataatttttcataggtcaaaatataaatttattatgtattaatttgtaatttcaccattttgtAGGGACTGgatagaattttctttttcattttagggtgctaaatattaaattatagatttttttttaatttataagacgactaatctatttaaaagagttatattcacctcgaattgaattattaaaatttagagtgatcaaagtataatttcatcatatatTAACTCGATGAAttcattatttaacaaaattaaatagaaatcttttcatttttaagggctataatacaatttcaccattggTTTCATCATTCATGAAAGGACTAAAAGgcaatttttcatattttagagTTCCATGTCGTTGTCTGCCTCCTTTATTCACCCCTGGGAGCTATGTTATTCAAGTTAATTTGAGCCATGAATAAACACGAATATATTCATGTTAAAGTAGACAAAAAATTGagggaaaatgaaaaagattggGGTAAGTGAAAGAATTAGGAAAATGTCAAACAAATACTTTGGTCCCTAGTCCTCTCATCAAAccatttcttttacattatcATATTAAAAAGAACAAACATTAGTGTAAGGGTTGGTCCCCCAACTGGAATAACTTCCATAATTGtcccaatttttttatatttggaacCATACGAAATAgtttacaaaattatataattctttcagaaattattttatacatcaTCTATGGttcttttctaattatttaataatattttagtaattttttccatgtcattgacacataattttgataatttttttaccgTGAATCCTGAACTCCGATCTCAAACCTTGAATTCCAAATTTGAACCGGGTTTAGGGTTCGGATTTAGGATTTGAGATTCAAGGTCAGAGTTttgagtttgggtaaaaaaaataatcaaaattatgtgtcaataatatgaaaaaaattattaaaatatcattaaataattaaaaatagaccATAAATGATGTGATGGAAGAGAAtgaattgtatgaaactgtgattccacgTCATCCTTATCCATTTCCGATGGGAGAATGACAAATTAGATTTTTCCTACTGATTTTCAGATTTTTCCTCctgaaaaatttaaatccaactaaaaatgccaaaaattagaaggaaatctgatttgttattctctcattaaaaaagattaaagatgACAtagaatcacagtttcatataatcatttctcGTGATGGAAAatgtccataaaataatttttaattccttaccctatatttaatttaattcttttactgAATACTTGTCCTACCAGGCGGTTATTTTTCTTGCTTATAAAAAGTGGAATGAGCTCTCTTTCTTTCCAAACCCTCAAAAAAAACTTcgcattaaaaaaaatatacggCAATGAGCTTCATtgataatgaagaagatgatgaatatATTGACATGGAAATCACTTCATTTTCcaattatttcacaaattcaagGAATTCAAGGGAATTTGAATTCCAAATGTCTTCAATTTCCATTGAAAAGGAACCCACAAGTTCCCCAGCTGATGAACTTTTTTACAATGGGAAGCTTCTTCCCCTTCATCTTCCTCCACAGCTGCTTCAATTTTCGGGTTCCGGTTCGGGTTATGGTGACTTCAACAATGGTGTGGTTGAAGAATTGTATGGCACACCATTAACCACTACTGTTACGACACCGACTTCAACGAGCACTCCGTTTGAATCCTGCAATATCTCGCCTTGTGACTCGTGTTATGTTAGTGGAGAGCTGAACCCGGATGAGTACTCGTCGACGTCGTTGTTCTACGAGTACTCGACCGAGACGGAAGTTAGTCGATGTTTCGATGAGAACCCGAAGAAGTCTTGGACTAAAAAACTCAAGCTCAGCTCAAAGTTGAAGGCTTCGAGAGCTTACCTCAAAGCCTTGTTTGGAAAATCAGGTTGCACGGATGAATCATCCGCCGCGGCTAAAGATGGCAATCAAACTACGGTTTCGAAACCGAAAAGGCGAAACAATGCGGACAAAGGGAAGCTAGTTGACAATAGCGACGGTAATGGTAATAGTAATCGTCATAGGAGATCGTTATCGACGACGGCTACGAAAGGTTATTCTTTGACGAACAAGTCTTCCACTTCTTCATcctcatcatcttcttcttcttcaaactCGAATGGCTCAAACGGTTTTCCGTACCTGCAGTTTCTTAAACGAAGCAGCAGCGTTAATACGGAAATCGAGAATCCAATTCAAGGAGCCATTGCACATTGCAAACGATCTCAAGCTCAAAAGATGATGGCCTCAACTAAGATTGTAGGTGAAGTTGGGTATTATTCTTTGTCAGCTTCTAACATTCCTGTTTTCGAAGAACAAGACAGGCCAGATCATTGCAGGggctaaaaaaattgataatttatgttattcgGATTCAGGTATATGTTAAATacgaatattttttaaagaaaaatgaagaatcgGAGTAAGGATAAAAATAACAGAATGTAGATTTTTGTTATTACTTTTGAAGTATAACAAGGTTTGATGCAAAATTGTCTTGTAATATGTTAGAACATAAATTGTCTATGGAAGTTCCTTTCAAGATGATGGAGtgaatttctttaaaatgtaCCAATACATTTcttctttaattataaaactcgAATCTAAcgttttactttaaaaatatcgaACACTTTATTACTCGATTCAACTGAAGTTTACATTAAACTTAATGCAACCATCAATTACCATATTTGACTAAGAAATTTGAGCTTCTCATAATCCAACTActtgaaattaagtaaattttgtatCACTACCGTACTCACCGTTACTTGCAAcatcattaaatatattattcaaatgGGTGGTACAACTTTTGCATCAGCTAAACATGGGTCCAGGATTTCAGGGCGTATCCACAAATCCCAGATTGTGCATATAATAAGTTCCTcagtttcaaaaaattttgacattaaatGACACAATCACAATCAAAATGCTGCCATCAATTTTTCATATgcactcatttttcttttatataaagcgaccttgcattttttttttttgatattttatcttTCCTATATATTCAAGCATTAGTTGAAATTTATGATCATCATTTATCAAATTGCTAAACTTGAACCTAAACCTTGAACTTTAAACTCTGAGTTCAAGGTTTcgagttttgggtttagggttcgAGTTTTGAGTTTGGGGTTCTGGGTTTATGGTTTAGTATTTGAGATTCAAGATTCGGGTCTCGGATTCTTGGTTTAAGGTTCAAGGTTCGAGATTTTGTGTTCTGggttttggataaaaaatttccaaaattatgtgtcaatgacatagaaaaaattactaaaatatcattaaatatttgaaaaaggaCCATGAATGATGTGGTGAGAAggatccataaaataatttctcccttttattagattttttggtatttttaaaataaaaaaagtactcATGTGGCCAATTTAAAACCGCATGAAAGCCATGTAAGAAAAAAACATATTGACTTTCACTCTACTTCTCTAAAatagtattgaaaattttacaatctCATATTTAGAATCGAAAACTCTACAATCACATatctaacatttttttttacttatttgacTTTTAATCCATGTAATGTTAGTCCTATGATGATGTATTGAACTTGAATTATTAAACCAaaagattaaaagaataaattttcataataaaaataaaagattaaattttaaatgtgcgGAGAATTTAAAGATTGAGAGCATAATTAGactctaataaaaatatagataaatcTTAGCTTTCACTTCCCATTAATTGTAAAAGCCGCCATCAAAGATggttaaataaataactaagtcGAATTAttattaatcgaattaattgaaaatttaaaatatttaatagttaattaaattaattttttgtgaaaataatcaattaaactcAACTATGTAAGAGTTTTTGAGTTTAGTTTTGTTATTtcttagattttcttttaatattttttctttggcCTACTACCATATACAATTTAGACTTAAGTTTTCTTTAGTCAATACAACttatgtataatatatttattattaataatttcaattaagTGACTAATTCCATTAATTAACTTCTTTTGAACTAGAGGTAAAAATTTAGGCTAGTTTGCTAGGCCTGGGCCCGACCCAAAAACTGGGcataaaattttgtccaagtctCAACCCagataaaaaagttaaaacctGAGCTTGGCCTGACCTAGCCtgctcatattaattttttatattatattattcttttacataatttttaaatatacaatacctcaaaaatattaaaaacattaaaataaatattttcgaaaaaattgataataaattttaaaaaatatgtatacttaaataatactaagatagatgcaacttaacaagaaaatgtctctaaaataataacaaaattaacattaaaacaaGTGTTGTATAGTATCcaatagaggtgctcatgggccgggctgggccgggcccagaaaaaattttggcccgcgTCCTAGACTCGGGCCAggcccgacccgaaatatgggcctaaatttgtgtccaggcccggcccgggaaaaaatttcTAAGCTCGAGTCTGGTCCGGCccagcccattttttaataaacaccaaaaaattattttaaaaataaaaaataaaaaagtattttaaaaatattttaaaattaaaaaaacaaaaaatatatttattatattcgggccgggccgggcccggggccaaaaaagtggtgcacGAGTCCCGGCcggtttttttgcccaaacccatatttcgggcggccGTTctgcccggcccatgagcacctctagtatccaaacaataacaacaaaatagtagcaatataatagtgaaatggtagcaaaataaggagaaaacagcaagaaaatatcattaaaataacaaaaataatagcaGCTTTTTTTTGGCATTTAGTGAATTTCGGCCGAGCTGGGATCGGGTAAAAAATGTCTTACCTGAGGCCCGACTGTTTTTAAAATGGGCCTTATTTTTGGCCCAAGCCCATTATTggacttatatttttacccaaactctcCCATTTTTTGAGCGGACCTTTGGATCGAGCCAAATGACTCAACTCATGAACAGacctattttaaattaaattaattgataataaaaatttaacgaaaattaattaaataaattaaatcgattttaactaaattttgcACACTCGTAATTGTAATGATTTCCCTCAAGCTGAACCATATAAAATAATGCAAAAAGGCAGTCAATAAATTAGGCAAAGCTAAGccaatttttaattgagttgcAACCAATCATCAGATAATAAAACTAATGTTGAGTGATTTAAAAAAGGCTTAAAATGGTTTTGCCTCTTTAGATTAATAAAGAGACACTTGtgagaattaaataaatgttgaaaattacAACATGTTGTTCTTCTAGAGacttaaaaactaataataataaaagacaatgaagaataaaaaatggaaagtgAAAAATCTTCAAAGTGCAGACAAAACAGCCTTTCAGGTGGTCTGCTTTTCTGTTTTCTTAGTGGGTTTTATCAAACCTTAaactaatgtaaaaataaaaaaggcaaATTTTGATGCTGTTAAGCACTAAGGGATGTTTGacaaacatgttcttaaaattatttatgtcaCATATTTTGAACatgaatatacaaatatagCTTTTAAAGattctttatatttataattttttaaaatatattaaaaaaatatacgttatattattgttttgttacggagtggtcactctaccgttaagctccgttacctccTTAATAGCGGTCCTACGTAGtagtccaaatgagttttaaataccaacttggatgtcctacgtgacggtccaaattaaatttatttaattaaaaacttattttcatatcaacaattggacatccaagttggcatttaaaacccatttggactacCACGTAGGAGTGTCgctagggaggtaacggagtttaacggtagagtgaaCACTtcgtaataaaataataacgtaagtgactaaaatataacatttcaaacataagcgactaaaatgtaatcttaGGCAaaaaaagtgactatttttatagtttacccttaaatttattaatataattatacatgtaaattgttaaatcaatttgatatttctattatattgaTCCACAAAATTTGACATACATGATCGGTGTTAATCAACTTAAATATGATGACccgattataaaaatattaatattaatacaaataattataaaagtgtacaaaactattttaattttatactagtGTACGTACATCTCCCTcgtgtatatttatatacatataaaatagaaagaagGTATAGATGAAGGTTGCAAGGGAAAAAATTGTAGCCATTAAAATTGCTAACTTCAGACTTTCTATatgttttttctttgaattgCATAAATCAACTAgattaaattaggttaaaatatgtcataaatctttgtatttaaaaaatttagaatttagtctatatgcttttacttttaaacattagtattttatttttaaatttcaaaattcaggtccaactattaacactattaaataataataaaaatcaatatgaTTTTGTAGTGGAGACGGGTGCTCTAGAAGAGACCCAAGAAATAACTATCGTTAAAACTCCAAAAGAGATTCAGGCACTAAGAATTAGAactgaaaataatgaaaatgaatagattttaatatgaattgttatcgacaatggttttgcatgtaatattattgttgaaataatgaaagaaaatgagaatCTTGAATATAAAATTGTCTAGAAATGTAGAAATAGTAATGACAAACCAAAATGGTGTAAAGCCGTTGAGGTACACATTGACAATCttgcaaaagaaaataagaaaatgaagttttaaGATATAAATCATGACTTGTAATATAAGAGATTTCGTAAAGCCTTCGTATTGATTATGTAAAGATATAATAATCTGTTGTGGTTGATGTAATAACTTTTAGATTCCTTATTAGTTTGGAGTTCATGAAAAACTTAACATGCGtttaatggttgttgttactgcttttatatgaatcaagatagtgaaattttattaaaatccttataggatttagaatgctagaaacatatagaaattctcaagaaattgttaaatgtgtttgtataaatatttatttgaattgaaattatttgaACATATGCAGATTAACTCGACTCGGTGAATAATAGTTGAAAgaagattataaaatgatctaACATTCccatatgtatttttttatagtaaGATCATAATTACAGtttattatgattattgttaGAATTCTAAAGAGATTACaatatgataaattattgaaagaaGGGTTTGAGATAAAAGGATCTATTTTTATCTTGACTTACAGATTGAGCACTTAACATATGAAATATTCGTATATAAACCGACATATACCAATAAAGTCTTAAAAGAGATTCGATATTGATAAAATACATCCATTAAATACCTCCAATGGTTATAATATCTCTAATGTGAATAAAAACAGTTAATCACATCTTCAAGACAATGATAAAGAAATCTTCGATCCAGAAGCACCTATCTTAGTTGGTCTAAAAGTGCCATATTGTAGTGCTATAGAAGCATTGATCTATCTTTGCATTCTATTAAACATGTGACATTCTTTAGATAAAATGGTCCAACAAAAGTCGAAAAGATGATATATATTAAAgaagatttatcaaaatatatttcttcaCAATTCTTTCTCAatcattattttagaa
This genomic window from Gossypium raimondii isolate GPD5lz chromosome 10, ASM2569854v1, whole genome shotgun sequence contains:
- the LOC105778426 gene encoding probable membrane-associated kinase regulator 4, which gives rise to MSFIDNEEDDEYIDMEITSFSNYFTNSRNSREFEFQMSSISIEKEPTSSPADELFYNGKLLPLHLPPQLLQFSGSGSGYGDFNNGVVEELYGTPLTTTVTTPTSTSTPFESCNISPCDSCYVSGELNPDEYSSTSLFYEYSTETEVSRCFDENPKKSWTKKLKLSSKLKASRAYLKALFGKSGCTDESSAAAKDGNQTTVSKPKRRNNADKGKLVDNSDGNGNSNRHRRSLSTTATKGYSLTNKSSTSSSSSSSSSSNSNGSNGFPYLQFLKRSSSVNTEIENPIQGAIAHCKRSQAQKMMASTKIVGEVGYYSLSASNIPVFEEQDRPDHCRG